A window of the Eleutherodactylus coqui strain aEleCoq1 chromosome 8, aEleCoq1.hap1, whole genome shotgun sequence genome harbors these coding sequences:
- the LOC136577935 gene encoding uncharacterized protein, translating to MERTRKRAKWRGQEREETGEGKKESKEERVRKRAKRRGEKESKKERARKRAKRKEREREQKGKSEKESKKERARKRAKRKEREREQNGEGEKERKQERARKRAKRRGREREQKGEGEKESKKERGEREQKGEGRKRAKRRGEKESKKERARKRAKRREREKEQKGESEKKSKKERARKRAKRREREKEQKGESEKKSKKERARKRAKRREREKEQKGESEKKSKKEREKERRRAKRRARKRAKRREKKKEGEQKGESEKESKKKSKKEREGEEKARKSKKEKAREKKSKKEKVRKRAKRREREKESKKETARKRAKMREKKKGGEQRGERQGETREQK from the coding sequence ATGGAGAGGACGAGAAAGAGAGCAAAATGGAGAGGGCAAGAAAGAGAGGAAACAGGAGAGGGCAAGAAAGAGAGTAAAGAGGAGAGGGTGAGAAAAAGAGCAAAAAggagaggggagaaagagagCAAAAAGGAAAGAGCGAGAAAGAGAGCAAAAAGGAAAGAGCGAGAAAGAGAGCAAAAAGGAAAGAGCGAGAAAGAGAGCAAAAAGGAAAGAGCGAGAAAGAGAGCAAAAAGGAAAGAGCGAGAAAGAGAGCAAAATGGAGAGGGCGAGAAAGAGAGGAAACAGGAGAGGGCGAGAAAGAGAGCAAAGAGGAGAGGGCGAGAAAGAGAGCAAAAAGGAGAGGGCGAGAAAGAGAGCAAAAAggagaggggagaaagagagcaaaaaggagaggggagaaagagagcaaaaaggagaggggagaaagagagCAAAAAGGAGAGAGCGAGAAAAAGAGCAAAAAGGAGAGAGCGAGAAAAAGAGCAAAAAGGAGAGAGCGAGAAAAAGAGCAAAAAGGAGAGAGCGAGAAAAAGAGCAAAAAGGAGAGAGCGAGAAAAAGAGCAAAAAGGAGAGAGCGAGAAAAAGAGCAAAAAGGAGAGAGCGAGAAAAAGAGCAAAAAGGAGAGAGCGAGAAAAAGAGCAAAAAGGAGAGAGCGAGAAAAAGAGcaaaaaggagagagaaaaagaaagaaggcgAGCAAAAAGGAGAGCGAGAAAGAGAGcaaaaaggagagagaaaaagaaagaaggcgAGCAAAAAGGAGAGAGCGAGAAAGAGAGCAAGAAAAAGAGCaaaaaggagagagagggggaggagaaagCAAGAAAGAGCAAAAAGGAGAAAGCGAGAGAGAAAAAGAGCAAAAAGGAGAAAGTGAGAAAGAGAGCAAaaaggagagagcgagagaaagagagcaaAAAGGAGACGGCAAGAAAGAGAGCAAAaatgagagagaaaaagaaaggcgGCGAGCAAAGAGGAGAGCGACAGGGAGAGACAAGAGAGCAAAAATGA